In Clostridium sp. DL-VIII, the following proteins share a genomic window:
- a CDS encoding response regulator, with translation MWKLVIADDEPKIRRGIEGILNWQDYDIEIVGEAEDGELALKVITEKKPDIILLDINMPFLNGLNLLERLRAINNNSIVIIISGYDEFAYAQKALRFNVFDYILKPVSRKDIEEIIKKAVCKIAEDRKENNYLEWVKAQVNENIDTLKKNFFSEWLSNKINDEEMLNEIKFFNIKFDKKVGIIVIKLLGKLNFEAIGEKWNKELLDFAIANLLSDKFKEFKEKFIFNDDSENIILISSIQDMIKWVSIGNELETEIIEYLKCNVIVEQANVCDGILKVKSEYLKLINSVNVKKKYNPMTLAAIKHIEESYYLNNLSINDISDKLEVTSSYLSKLLKKETGLSFIDYLTNTRIKKAMYLMKEPTIKIYDVAELIGYSNQHYFCRAFKKVVGVSPTEYKRGK, from the coding sequence ATGTGGAAATTAGTTATTGCTGATGATGAACCTAAGATTAGAAGAGGAATTGAAGGTATTTTAAATTGGCAGGATTATGATATCGAGATAGTGGGGGAAGCAGAAGATGGGGAACTTGCACTGAAAGTGATAACTGAAAAAAAACCAGATATAATTCTTCTAGACATAAATATGCCATTCTTAAATGGATTAAATCTTTTGGAGAGGTTAAGAGCTATAAATAATAACAGTATTGTAATAATAATAAGTGGGTATGATGAGTTTGCGTATGCACAAAAGGCACTAAGATTCAATGTTTTTGACTACATTTTAAAACCTGTAAGTAGAAAAGATATTGAAGAAATAATTAAGAAGGCAGTTTGTAAAATTGCTGAAGATAGAAAAGAAAATAATTATTTAGAATGGGTAAAAGCGCAAGTAAATGAAAACATAGATACATTAAAAAAGAATTTTTTTAGTGAATGGTTAAGTAATAAGATAAATGATGAAGAGATGTTAAATGAAATAAAATTTTTTAATATAAAGTTTGATAAGAAAGTTGGAATAATTGTTATAAAACTTTTGGGGAAGTTAAATTTTGAAGCGATTGGTGAAAAGTGGAATAAAGAATTATTGGATTTTGCTATTGCTAATTTATTAAGTGATAAATTTAAGGAATTTAAAGAAAAGTTTATTTTTAATGATGACAGTGAAAATATTATATTAATAAGTAGTATTCAGGATATGATCAAGTGGGTAAGTATTGGAAATGAATTAGAAACAGAAATAATAGAGTATTTAAAATGCAATGTAATAGTTGAACAGGCAAATGTGTGTGATGGAATTTTAAAAGTGAAAAGTGAGTATTTAAAATTAATAAATAGTGTTAATGTAAAGAAAAAATATAATCCGATGACCTTGGCAGCTATAAAGCATATAGAAGAAAGCTACTATTTAAATAATTTAAGTATAAATGATATATCCGATAAGCTTGAAGTAACATCTTCTTATTTAAGCAAGTTGTTAAAAAAAGAAACTGGATTATCATTTATTGATTATTTGACAAACACAAGAATAAAAAAAGCAATGTATCTTATGAAAGAACCTACAATTAAAATATACGATGTAGCTGAGCTTATTGGATATAGTAATCAACATTATTTTTGCAGAGCTTTCAAAAAGGTTGTTGGAGTTTCTCCAACGGAATATAAGAGAGGAAAATAA
- a CDS encoding substrate-binding domain-containing protein, giving the protein MKNKKHIIYFCIIIMFAASLIFLTIYVYRTNSEKKDIFIIGMSQANLYEPWRVQMNKEIQEEAKKYDNIKIIFKDAGGDTEKQKKDIQDLINFGADVLIVSTNDSKELTGTVGEVNKSVPVIMLDRAVSGYDYTIYIGSDAESIGLQAGNFVRELASDNKVNVIEIQGVLDSSTDKEITNGFKDAIKNYKNINIDRTIVGNWQENETQDKIEEILKDDKNVDIIFAHSDYMALGAYYAAVNTNSRNIKIIGVDGLEGHEGGIELVRNGILQGTFTCKTGGKEAVEYAIKILNKEGDIPKKVLLECKKITKDTLE; this is encoded by the coding sequence ATGAAGAATAAAAAGCATATAATTTATTTTTGCATAATTATAATGTTTGCAGCATCATTGATTTTTTTAACAATATACGTTTATAGGACAAACTCTGAAAAAAAAGATATTTTTATAATTGGAATGTCTCAAGCTAATTTATATGAGCCATGGAGAGTTCAAATGAATAAAGAAATTCAAGAAGAAGCTAAAAAGTATGATAACATAAAGATAATATTTAAGGATGCAGGAGGAGATACTGAAAAACAAAAAAAAGATATTCAGGATTTGATAAATTTTGGGGCTGATGTACTTATAGTATCAACTAATGATTCGAAAGAACTTACAGGAACAGTAGGGGAAGTGAACAAATCTGTACCTGTAATAATGTTAGATCGAGCTGTAAGTGGATACGATTACACAATATATATAGGATCTGATGCTGAATCTATAGGGCTTCAAGCAGGAAATTTTGTGAGAGAATTGGCGAGTGATAATAAAGTTAATGTTATAGAAATACAAGGAGTACTAGATTCAAGCACAGATAAAGAGATTACTAATGGTTTCAAAGATGCTATTAAAAACTATAAAAACATTAATATTGATAGAACGATTGTGGGAAATTGGCAGGAAAATGAAACACAAGATAAAATAGAAGAGATATTAAAAGATGATAAAAATGTGGATATAATATTTGCTCATAGTGATTATATGGCACTTGGAGCATATTATGCTGCAGTAAATACAAATTCAAGAAATATCAAAATAATAGGAGTCGATGGACTTGAGGGACATGAGGGTGGGATTGAATTAGTCAGAAATGGAATATTACAAGGGACATTTACTTGCAAAACTGGAGGAAAAGAAGCAGTTGAATATGCTATAAAAATTCTAAATAAAGAAGGGGACATTCCTAAAAAGGTATTATTAGAATGTAAAAAAATTACCAAGGATACATTGGAATAA
- a CDS encoding ABC transporter substrate-binding protein produces MKLKKMIALMASAVLCVSMFVGCGSSGSGGQSAQTAAKSSSAKKVIGFAQVGAESGWRTAETDSIKSIPTLDPNFDLKFSDGQQKQENQIKAIRSFIAQKVDLIALDPVVETGWDTVLKEAKDAKIPVVIVDRKVTVSDDSLYKCFLGSDMVAEGKKAAQIIIDQFGKDATLNIAELQGTVGSTAMVGRQQGFNDTIKDCPNYKIIKSQTGDFTRAKGKEVMEAFLKSDGDKINVLWSHNDDMAMGAIQAIEEYGKKPGKDIFIVSVDGIKDIFQAMVDGKSNATVECNPLLGPQLLEVSKNILDGKEVEKSINSKEGQFLQKDAAAELPNRKY; encoded by the coding sequence ATGAAGTTAAAAAAGATGATTGCATTAATGGCAAGCGCAGTTTTATGCGTTAGTATGTTTGTGGGCTGCGGAAGCTCAGGATCAGGAGGTCAGTCAGCACAAACTGCTGCTAAAAGTTCATCTGCTAAAAAGGTAATTGGCTTTGCACAAGTTGGAGCAGAAAGTGGTTGGAGAACTGCAGAGACAGACTCAATAAAATCAATTCCAACCTTAGATCCTAATTTTGATTTGAAATTCTCTGATGGTCAGCAAAAACAAGAAAATCAAATAAAAGCAATAAGATCATTTATTGCTCAAAAAGTTGATTTAATAGCTTTAGATCCTGTTGTTGAAACAGGATGGGATACAGTGCTTAAGGAAGCTAAAGATGCTAAGATTCCAGTAGTAATTGTTGATAGAAAAGTAACAGTATCAGATGATTCACTCTATAAGTGTTTCCTAGGCTCAGATATGGTTGCAGAAGGCAAAAAAGCAGCACAAATAATAATAGATCAATTTGGAAAAGATGCAACACTTAATATAGCAGAACTTCAAGGTACAGTTGGATCTACAGCCATGGTTGGAAGGCAGCAAGGATTCAATGATACAATAAAAGACTGTCCTAACTATAAGATAATAAAATCACAAACAGGTGATTTTACTCGTGCAAAAGGTAAGGAAGTTATGGAAGCTTTCTTGAAATCTGATGGAGATAAGATAAATGTGCTATGGTCTCATAATGATGATATGGCAATGGGAGCTATACAAGCTATAGAAGAATATGGTAAAAAACCTGGAAAAGACATATTTATAGTTTCAGTTGATGGCATTAAGGATATATTCCAAGCAATGGTTGATGGTAAGTCAAATGCAACCGTAGAATGTAACCCTCTACTTGGACCACAATTATTAGAAGTTTCAAAAAATATACTAGATGGTAAAGAAGTTGAAAAGAGCATAAATTCAAAAGAAGGTCAATTCTTACAAAAGGATGCAGCAGCAGAATTACCTAATAGAAAATACTAA
- a CDS encoding sugar ABC transporter ATP-binding protein yields MGNLDIVLEMKNISKFFPGVRALSDVDFNLRRGEIHALMGENGAGKSTLIKVLTGVYEIDEGSIILKGQNIKISSTQEAQNLGISTVYQEVNLCSNLTVAENIYIGREPKKNGRIDWKKVNSDADKLLQERLNLKIDVKKALNNYSVAVQQMVAIARAVDISQGILILDEPTSSLDDNEVKQLFKIMKKFREEGMSIIFVTHFLDQVYEVSDRITVLRNGELVGTYDANELPRIELVSKMIGKDYSEIEKNTRSKKETENVKRENFIETDNFGRTGTINPFNIEIKRGEILGFAGLLGSGRSECARTIFGIDKSTSGKITINGKKYSYIYPQKAIEEGLGFCPEDRKVEGIVGDLTIRENIVLALQANRGIFKYLPMKKQQEISKKYIDLLKIKTPSMEQKINNLSGGNQQKVILARWLATEPELLILDEPTRGIDIGAKGEITELILKLARDGMTILFISSELPEIIKCCDRVIVLRDRNVIGELTGDEIEEANIMKTIAGGATA; encoded by the coding sequence ATGGGGAATTTGGATATAGTTTTAGAAATGAAAAATATCAGTAAATTCTTCCCTGGAGTTAGAGCTCTTTCAGACGTAGATTTTAATCTTAGGAGGGGAGAGATTCATGCCCTTATGGGTGAAAATGGTGCAGGTAAATCAACACTTATTAAAGTATTAACAGGAGTTTATGAAATAGATGAGGGATCAATTATATTAAAGGGACAAAATATCAAAATCTCATCTACGCAGGAAGCTCAAAATCTTGGTATCAGCACTGTCTATCAAGAGGTTAATTTATGTTCAAATCTAACAGTTGCAGAAAATATATATATTGGGCGTGAACCAAAGAAAAATGGAAGAATAGATTGGAAAAAGGTTAATAGTGATGCAGATAAATTATTGCAAGAGAGATTAAACTTAAAGATAGATGTAAAAAAAGCATTGAATAATTATTCTGTTGCAGTACAGCAAATGGTAGCTATTGCAAGGGCAGTTGATATATCGCAAGGAATATTGATTTTAGATGAACCGACATCAAGTTTAGATGATAATGAAGTAAAACAACTATTTAAAATCATGAAAAAATTTAGGGAAGAAGGTATGTCAATAATATTTGTAACTCACTTTTTGGATCAAGTGTATGAAGTATCAGATAGAATTACAGTACTTAGAAATGGGGAATTAGTTGGAACATATGATGCGAATGAACTGCCAAGAATTGAATTGGTTTCTAAAATGATAGGTAAGGACTATAGTGAAATAGAAAAAAATACAAGAAGCAAAAAGGAAACTGAAAATGTTAAAAGAGAAAATTTTATAGAAACTGATAACTTTGGAAGAACAGGAACCATTAATCCATTTAATATAGAGATAAAAAGAGGAGAAATTCTTGGATTTGCAGGACTTCTTGGCTCCGGTAGAAGTGAATGCGCAAGAACAATATTTGGAATAGATAAATCTACAAGTGGTAAGATAACTATAAATGGAAAGAAATATTCATATATTTATCCTCAAAAAGCAATTGAAGAAGGCTTGGGATTTTGCCCAGAGGATAGAAAGGTAGAAGGTATAGTTGGTGATTTAACCATAAGAGAAAACATAGTACTAGCCCTTCAAGCTAATAGGGGCATTTTTAAATATTTGCCCATGAAAAAGCAACAGGAAATTTCAAAAAAATATATAGACCTATTAAAGATAAAGACACCAAGCATGGAACAGAAAATAAATAATTTAAGTGGCGGCAATCAACAGAAGGTAATCTTAGCAAGATGGCTTGCAACTGAGCCGGAATTATTGATTTTAGATGAGCCTACAAGAGGAATAGATATAGGTGCAAAAGGAGAAATAACAGAATTAATTTTAAAATTAGCAAGAGATGGTATGACTATTTTATTTATTTCATCTGAATTACCAGAAATAATCAAATGTTGTGATAGAGTAATAGTACTTAGAGATAGAAATGTTATAGGTGAATTAACTGGGGATGAAATAGAGGAGGCTAATATAATGAAAACTATAGCAGGAGGGGCAACAGCATGA
- a CDS encoding ABC transporter permease — MIKNKEKSSFQKIYSSKIFWTLTSLIVLLLFNFIMTPGFLSITMKDGHLFGNTIDILNRASPLILISIGMTLVIATQGIDISVGSIIAISAALSATVIVDGGSVPLAVIIGVISGIICGGWNGFLVSYIGVQPMVGTLILYIVGRGIAQLITDGQILTFTNKDFIFIGTGYILLPVAIYIAIIIAFLMYLLIRKTALGLFIESIGVNSNSSKFAGIQSRKVVFSLYVLSGILAGIAGIILCSNIKSADANNVGLWLELDAILATVIGGTSMSGGRFYLAGTVVGALFIQTLTTTIYSLGVPPEITLVVKAIVVIVVCIIQSPEFRKMLKVKKTPKGEIKEKGVIRA, encoded by the coding sequence ATGATAAAGAATAAGGAAAAAAGCAGTTTTCAAAAAATCTATAGTTCAAAAATATTTTGGACGTTGACTAGTCTGATTGTATTGCTGCTGTTCAATTTCATAATGACGCCTGGCTTTTTAAGTATAACAATGAAGGATGGACATTTATTTGGAAATACCATTGATATATTAAATCGTGCATCTCCCCTTATCTTAATATCTATAGGTATGACACTTGTTATAGCAACTCAAGGAATTGATATCTCTGTTGGCTCTATAATAGCAATAAGTGCTGCACTTTCAGCAACCGTAATAGTTGATGGTGGGTCTGTTCCGCTAGCTGTGATCATAGGAGTTATAAGTGGAATTATATGTGGGGGCTGGAATGGATTTTTAGTATCTTATATAGGGGTTCAGCCTATGGTTGGTACACTGATTTTATATATAGTAGGAAGAGGAATTGCTCAGCTTATAACAGATGGACAAATATTAACCTTTACTAATAAAGATTTTATATTTATTGGGACAGGTTATATACTGCTTCCGGTAGCAATATACATTGCCATAATAATTGCATTTTTAATGTATCTTTTAATAAGGAAAACAGCCCTAGGGTTATTTATAGAATCTATAGGTGTAAATAGTAATTCATCAAAGTTTGCAGGGATTCAATCTAGAAAAGTTGTGTTTTCTCTTTATGTTTTAAGTGGAATACTTGCAGGAATAGCAGGGATTATACTTTGTTCTAATATAAAAAGTGCAGATGCTAATAATGTAGGTTTGTGGCTTGAGCTTGATGCGATACTTGCAACGGTTATAGGAGGAACTTCTATGTCTGGAGGAAGATTTTATCTTGCAGGTACTGTAGTAGGCGCTTTATTTATTCAAACATTAACAACCACAATCTATAGCTTAGGAGTTCCGCCAGAAATAACCTTAGTGGTAAAGGCCATAGTTGTTATAGTCGTATGTATAATTCAATCTCCAGAGTTTAGAAAAATGCTTAAAGTGAAAAAAACTCCTAAAGGTGAAATAAAAGAAAAAGGGGTGATTAGAGCATGA
- the yjfF gene encoding galactofuranose ABC transporter, permease protein YjfF — protein sequence MNRSIANKKIFKINKDYIAIYATIALFVGLFLIGSILYDSFLSSQVFANLFIDNAYLIVVATGEAVAILTGGIDLSVGAMIAFVSMIAASLLQKGVNPFLVIIIVLIVGLFFGTVQGVLIQKFNLHPWIVTLAGMFFARGASYIISIDTIIIDNPVFTQISSIRIPILPDAFISINVVVSLIVVAAAYYMLRFTKFGRTVYAIGGNENSAKLMGLPVERSKILVYTFSGFCSSLGGLLFTIYTLSGYGLHCNGMEMDAIAACVIGGILLTGGYGNIIGPLFGVLTTGIIQSLIMFNGTLNSWWTKIAVGMLLFIFIVLQRVIVIRDEKRKNAIT from the coding sequence ATGAATAGATCAATAGCAAATAAGAAAATATTTAAGATTAACAAGGACTATATTGCAATCTATGCTACAATCGCACTATTTGTAGGTCTATTTTTAATAGGCTCTATTCTATATGATAGCTTTTTATCATCGCAAGTATTTGCTAATTTATTTATAGATAATGCATATTTGATAGTAGTTGCAACAGGTGAAGCAGTGGCAATATTAACAGGAGGAATAGATCTTTCAGTAGGAGCTATGATAGCTTTTGTAAGTATGATTGCTGCAAGCTTACTGCAAAAGGGAGTAAATCCATTTTTAGTAATAATAATAGTTCTTATAGTAGGACTATTTTTTGGAACAGTTCAAGGCGTTTTAATCCAAAAATTCAACTTACATCCATGGATAGTAACCCTTGCAGGAATGTTCTTTGCAAGAGGCGCTAGTTATATTATAAGCATAGATACAATTATAATTGATAATCCCGTATTTACTCAAATTTCATCAATTAGAATACCGATATTGCCCGATGCATTTATATCGATTAATGTTGTTGTAAGCTTAATAGTAGTAGCTGCAGCTTATTATATGCTTAGGTTCACAAAGTTTGGAAGAACAGTGTATGCTATTGGTGGAAATGAAAATTCAGCTAAGTTAATGGGCTTGCCAGTTGAAAGATCTAAAATACTTGTATACACATTTTCAGGATTTTGCTCATCTTTAGGCGGTTTATTATTTACAATATATACACTTTCAGGTTATGGACTTCATTGCAATGGTATGGAAATGGATGCTATAGCTGCATGCGTAATAGGAGGTATACTTTTAACTGGTGGTTATGGAAATATAATAGGACCATTATTTGGAGTGCTTACAACAGGAATTATTCAAAGCCTTATAATGTTTAATGGAACCTTAAATTCATGGTGGACTAAAATAGCAGTTGGAATGTTATTGTTTATATTTATAGTGTTACAAAGAGTTATCGTTATTAGAGATGAAAAACGAAAAAATGCTATAACCTAG
- a CDS encoding sensor histidine kinase produces MNKLRVYFMNKSIGSKLIFYFFCVILILTTTITLLGNLSYRNSINFSQNENTNQIIKQINNNIESYVNNTENIINYMSIDPRIIKFLNDNKLENDDIEDEAYKSIYNFVKFNPEIAGIMIVNSNGGYISDVMNKVSRESLTNEEWYSKAYNDPWKIHLFTKPTGRNIDNIFKYSADEVFSISKAVVDLSKDKIKGVILIDIKLDAIKNIIENSKPGTAGFVYIMDKNNDIVYTPVNNIVYRIKNEWIDDSDNKIIIKNINRENYQLTKVESEYTGWRTIGVFPEKESLRVIEYINYYSVAVAIIALIIAEILVVIFTKSIVKPIHKLKKLMKMAQEGNLSVSFKAKYNDEIGELGNSFNTMVKEINNLINLVQIEEKNKRIAEMNVLQAQIKPHFMYNTLDTIRWMAEEHKEEDIVEIIEAFTNLLRISLSKGKEIISVKEELKHIESYLKIQKIRYEDRLNYEINFDEDILQYKLTKLILQPLVENAIYHGIKEKRGNGKIIVRGKVKENYLCFTIIDNGKGIQKEMLNKINHMLRNGNIEENEIGYGIFNVNERIKIIYGDEYGLTYKSIYEEGTIVELRHPIIK; encoded by the coding sequence TTGAATAAATTGAGAGTATACTTTATGAATAAAAGCATAGGCAGTAAGCTTATATTTTATTTTTTTTGTGTCATTTTAATCTTAACAACAACTATTACTCTTTTAGGGAACTTGTCATATAGAAATTCAATTAATTTTTCTCAAAATGAAAATACTAATCAAATAATAAAGCAAATAAATAACAATATAGAATCTTATGTTAACAATACTGAAAATATAATCAATTATATGTCTATAGATCCTAGGATAATAAAATTTTTAAACGATAATAAACTTGAGAATGATGATATAGAAGATGAGGCATATAAGTCTATATATAATTTTGTGAAGTTTAATCCAGAAATAGCTGGAATAATGATAGTTAACAGTAATGGTGGCTATATAAGCGATGTTATGAATAAGGTATCGAGAGAATCATTGACTAATGAAGAATGGTATTCAAAGGCTTATAACGATCCATGGAAAATACACTTATTCACTAAGCCAACTGGGAGGAATATTGATAATATTTTTAAGTATTCAGCTGATGAAGTTTTTTCAATATCGAAAGCAGTTGTAGATTTATCAAAAGATAAGATAAAAGGAGTAATTTTAATTGACATTAAGTTAGATGCCATAAAGAATATTATAGAAAATTCAAAGCCAGGTACAGCAGGCTTTGTTTATATTATGGATAAAAATAATGATATAGTGTATACTCCGGTAAATAATATAGTGTATAGAATAAAAAACGAGTGGATTGATGATAGTGATAATAAAATAATAATAAAAAATATAAATAGGGAAAACTATCAATTAACTAAAGTTGAATCTGAGTATACTGGTTGGAGGACGATAGGAGTATTTCCGGAAAAGGAAAGTTTACGTGTTATTGAATATATAAACTATTATTCTGTAGCTGTTGCTATTATAGCACTTATAATAGCTGAAATTTTGGTTGTAATTTTCACAAAATCTATTGTAAAGCCAATTCATAAATTAAAGAAGCTTATGAAGATGGCTCAGGAAGGAAATTTGTCAGTATCTTTTAAAGCTAAATATAATGATGAGATAGGTGAACTTGGAAATTCTTTTAATACTATGGTTAAAGAAATTAATAATCTTATAAATTTGGTTCAAATAGAAGAGAAGAATAAGAGAATAGCTGAGATGAATGTTTTGCAAGCTCAAATAAAACCACATTTTATGTATAATACTCTAGATACTATAAGGTGGATGGCAGAAGAACATAAGGAGGAAGATATAGTAGAAATAATAGAGGCATTTACTAACTTGCTTAGAATAAGTTTGAGCAAAGGAAAAGAAATCATAAGTGTAAAAGAAGAACTTAAACATATAGAAAGTTATTTAAAAATACAAAAGATAAGATATGAGGATAGATTAAATTATGAAATTAATTTTGATGAGGATATATTGCAATATAAATTAACAAAACTTATATTGCAGCCTTTGGTGGAAAATGCAATTTATCATGGAATAAAAGAAAAGAGAGGAAATGGGAAAATTATAGTTAGAGGCAAGGTTAAAGAAAATTATTTATGTTTTACTATAATTGATAATGGGAAGGGAATACAAAAAGAAATGTTAAATAAAATAAATCATATGCTAAGAAATGGAAACATAGAGGAAAATGAAATAGGATATGGAATTTTCAATGTTAATGAGAGAATAAAGATTATATATGGGGATGAATATGGATTGACTTACAAGAGCATATATGAAGAAGGAACCATCGTGGAACTTAGGCATCCAATAATTAAATAA
- the araA gene encoding L-arabinose isomerase: MIKLKNYEFWFVTGSQPLYGPEVIDQVSENSKIIVEGLNTKDLPYKIAFKTVATDSQSIRKVCNDANNDENCAGIITWMHTFSPAKMWIHGLTQLRKPLLHLHTQFNKEIPWGTIDMDFMNLNQAAHGDREFGYIGARLDIPRKIVVGHWTDASVAADIARWMPSAVAVTEGQNIKVARFGDNMRDVAVTDGDRIEAQIKFGWTIDYYGVGDLVDSMEKVTEGQIDELMNEYSKLYDIDPKSSIDSIREQARIEIGLRTFLDSKGYTAFTTNFQALHGMKQLPGLAAQHLMAEGYGFGAEGDWKTAALLRAMKIMANGKGTGLMEDYTYNLDSENGLILGAHMLEVCPTLAGTKPVIEVHPLGIGDREDPARLVFKGASGPAVAASLIDMGNRFRLIVNSVDAVEMTEDMPNLPVASVLWKPQPSLKEGAKAWILAGGAHHTSFSFVINEEQLVDWADMVGIECVVINNDTKLSTFKNELKLSSIAWK; this comes from the coding sequence ATGATAAAATTAAAAAACTATGAATTTTGGTTTGTTACAGGAAGTCAACCTCTTTATGGTCCTGAAGTAATAGATCAAGTATCTGAAAATTCTAAAATAATAGTTGAAGGTTTAAATACCAAAGATCTACCTTACAAGATAGCATTTAAAACAGTTGCTACTGATTCCCAATCAATTAGAAAAGTATGTAATGATGCGAATAATGATGAAAACTGTGCTGGTATAATCACTTGGATGCATACGTTTTCTCCAGCTAAAATGTGGATTCATGGTTTGACCCAGCTCAGAAAACCTTTACTTCATCTTCATACTCAATTTAACAAAGAAATTCCTTGGGGAACAATTGATATGGATTTTATGAACTTAAATCAAGCCGCTCATGGAGATAGAGAATTTGGATATATTGGAGCTAGATTAGATATCCCTCGTAAAATAGTAGTTGGTCATTGGACTGATGCTTCAGTTGCAGCCGATATAGCTAGATGGATGCCTTCTGCTGTTGCAGTTACTGAAGGGCAAAACATTAAAGTTGCCCGCTTTGGTGATAACATGAGAGATGTTGCAGTTACTGATGGTGACAGAATTGAAGCTCAAATCAAATTTGGCTGGACTATTGATTACTACGGAGTTGGTGATTTAGTTGATTCAATGGAAAAAGTTACTGAAGGTCAAATTGATGAACTTATGAATGAATACTCTAAATTATATGATATAGACCCTAAATCTTCTATAGACTCAATTCGTGAACAAGCTAGAATTGAGATAGGTCTAAGAACTTTCTTAGATTCTAAAGGATATACTGCTTTCACAACTAATTTCCAAGCTCTTCATGGAATGAAGCAGCTTCCTGGACTTGCTGCTCAGCACTTAATGGCAGAAGGCTATGGTTTTGGGGCTGAAGGTGATTGGAAAACAGCTGCACTTTTAAGAGCTATGAAAATTATGGCGAACGGAAAGGGTACAGGCCTAATGGAAGATTATACTTATAACCTTGATTCCGAAAATGGATTAATCCTCGGAGCACATATGCTTGAAGTCTGCCCTACTCTAGCTGGTACAAAGCCAGTTATTGAAGTTCATCCACTTGGAATTGGTGATAGAGAAGATCCTGCTCGTTTGGTATTTAAAGGTGCTTCCGGCCCTGCCGTTGCTGCTTCATTAATTGATATGGGAAATAGATTCCGTTTAATTGTTAACAGCGTTGATGCTGTTGAAATGACTGAAGATATGCCTAATTTACCAGTAGCAAGTGTACTTTGGAAACCACAACCATCATTAAAGGAAGGTGCTAAAGCTTGGATTCTTGCTGGTGGTGCTCACCATACAAGTTTTTCATTTGTAATTAACGAAGAGCAATTAGTTGACTGGGCTGACATGGTAGGTATTGAATGTGTAGTAATCAATAACGATACTAAGCTTTCAACTTTTAAAAATGAACTAAAGCTTTCAAGTATTGCTTGGAAATAA